In Acaryochloris thomasi RCC1774, the DNA window CGCCACAGACCCCGAGCTACTCGAAGCCGGAACATCTCTTTGCCCAAATTCAAAATCAGCATGGTGAGCATCCAGCCCTACATAAGGATCATGGAAGCTGGTGGGACTGCGCCTATATTAATCGCTTGCATCAATCGCTGCTAGAGGGGCTGAAGCGACGGGTTGATATCTGCCGTAGTTTACTGCGTCAAGAGGAGTGGGATCTCTTCCTGACGATTTTTGGGGAAACGCATTCAGCAGGACATGACCTATGGCACTTGAGTCAACCGCAGCATCCGGTCTATCCCTATCGGGCTGAGGGAATGCCCCAAGGCGATCCAATGCTAGATGTTTTTCAGGCTGCAGATGATGCTCTGGGCAAAATTCTCGCTGAAACGACGGACGATACCAGCATTGTGGTCTTTTCGGGGCACGGCAGTGGTGATAACAGTACTGATGTGATGAGTATGCTGTTTTTGCCTGAGTTCCTCTACCGCTTTAATTTTGCGGGCGCGATGATGTTTGTGCCCGACGAGTTAAGTGTTGATGCGCCTCCTCTAGTGGCTTCAGCGCGTGATCAAGGTTGGTCTGAGGATATTTGGGAGCGCCGTTATGTTCGAAATCCTGTGGAGCGGCTTTTGCGATCGCATCTCCCCAAGAAATTTCACCGCTACATCAACCGTCTGTTTGCAGGTGATGGGCGACTGGCAACTTCGCAGCAGCTTAAAAGGCAGGGGCAGGCCTATTACTGGCAGCCAGCCATGTGGTTTAAACCCTTTTGGCCACAGATGAGAGCCTTTGCCCTGCCTAGTTTCTCGGAGGGCTATATTCGGATTAATCTGGCCGGACGTGAGCCCAATGGTCTTGTTAATCCTGAAAGCTATGATCAGCTGTGCGCTGAACTAACAGAGCAGCTTTATCTATTAGTCAATCCCAGGACGGGCAAGCCAGTCGTAGACAAAGTAATTTTGACGCGAGCCGCTGCTGATGATCGAGACGATCGCCTCCCTGACGCAGATCTAGTGGTCAAATGGAATGATGTTGCTGTAGATGTTGTCGAGCATCCTCAGTTGGGTCGTATTGGGCCCGTACCCTATCGGCGCACCGGCAGTCATCGTGCCCAAGGCTTTATGATTGCCAAAGGGCCAGGGATTGAGCCAGGATCGACGTTATCTGCTGGACACTGCGTTGATTTAGCGCCTACTATCCTAGACTTGATGGGTGCTCCTATCCCAGACCACTTGGATGGTAAATCTTTAGTTAAAGCCTCTCGCCATGCACATGCCGCAAATGCGGTCTGAGCTAGAATCTATCCGCAAGCTCTCTCACTAAAGCGAGTATGGCTGTCTGTATCTCTGCTGTTATTTGCACCTTCAACCGCTCTAGCTATCTACAGAAAGCAATTCAGAGCCTTGTCGATCAGACACTCGCAGCACGTGAGTACGAGATTGTGGTCGTTGATAATGGCTCTACCGACAATACTCGGCAGACGGTCGATGAAATATTCAGCACGATTGAAAATCTGCGCTACATTTATGAGCCTAAAATTGGGCTTTCTCAGGCTCGCAATACAGGCTGGAAGGCTGCAAAAGGGAAGTATATCGCCTATTTAGATGATGATGCGATCGCAACCCCCCATTGGCTCGCAACCTTAGTCCACGACTTTGAAAAGGTGATTCCCCAGCCTGCCTGTATTGGTGGGAAAATCGATCCGATTTGGGAAGCTGATCGCCCACAGTGGCTTCCCGATAGTCTACTGCCCTATCTCACTATCCTAGACTGGTCCAGCGAGCCCAGCGTGATCGACGAAAGCCAATATATTGCCGGAGCTAACATGGCCTTTACTCATAAGGCCTTAAGTCTTGCCCATGGTTTCCAAACTAAGTTTGGGCGTCAGGGCAAAAAACTGCTTTCAAACGAAGAACTTGCGCTTCAAAATCAGCTTCGCAAGCAGGGCTTTGATATTTATTACAATCCTAAAGTCCTGGTTCGCCATCACATCGTCGTCGATCGCCTGAGACAAAAGTGGTTTATTCAAAGAACATACTGGCAGGGAGTATCGCGTGCCTTCTTGAAAGCCAGTGAACAGTCACCCTCAAGGCTGAAACGGTGGCGCATGAGTCTATCCTCTCTTCTTAATTTACTGAGATCGCCCCAGCCAATCATCTTGTCACTGCTTCCCAACAAGAATTCTCGTTGTCTAGAAGCAAGATGCCGTATCGCAAATATTACGGGATATATTATTGGGATTCTAGCGGCCAAAGACTAACCGTAAATGACCTCTTTTGAAATCTGTATACGTATTGATTTGAACACCCGAGTGTCTTTGTAAATAAAGCCAGGGAGAGCTTGGTTTATGGAAATCTAAGCTTCCCTTGATACTCACCTTACGGCAGCAGTTGCAAACCGTAAGGTGTCACAAGGTGAGTATTACTACTCTTTCTAAATAACTTAGAAAGAGTTAATTACAGCTACCTTTGAAAGGAAGGCTAGGAGGTAACTTCTTCTGCTGACACAATTTCTTTAGTGTATTGGGACTCATTGTGTGAGCGAGGTAGACCTGCCATTTGCTGTTGATTAATTTGCGGCGACCATGGGTTACCGGAGGAATAACCTTTCCGACAAGGCTAGGATTACGCTTATCCGCACCAATCCCGTACTGATAATGACCACCATTGAGGTTGGCTGACTTGTTCGGGTTAACCTTAGCGGTTCTGGCTGTGCCCCAGACCATGATGTACTTAACATCCTTAGAATTGTGCTGCGCGCGCCCCTTAGACCATCCATGCGTATGCTGCTTGGGATCTTTCCACGTATAGAGATTGATTCCCGCATTTGCATAGCCACTCGAGCACTTGGCTGCATTCTTATTTCGAGCCCGAAGCTTACCAAAGCTAAAAGTGACAGCATTGCAAGGTGGGCCAAAGTTTTTCTCATGCCACTTGCCATTTTTATAAATAGCCATGACAAGATCACCCATCTGAACACGGGTATTGGCTGGTGCTTTCCCCTTCACTGAGTCAATATGATTCCAGGGGTTGAACTGGCTGTATCCAGGGCCTGGACCTCTATCTAAGGTGCCCTTCTGGATACTAGGCTTGGGATAGCGTGCAAAGTTCCAGTTAGCCGGTACGCTAGGAATTGGAGAGATTTCATGAGGTTTGGAGACGGTGTCTTTCAGCTCCTTCATCGTTACAGAGACGCCTTTCGGTGTCGCTGCAGATGCAACATCTGTTACTGTTGCTTGGGTTATTACAGAGCAGGCTAAAGCTGCAGCGCCAGAAAGCGCTATTTGCGTTAAACGCATGGTGATATTTCCCCCGTATGTTTTAATGTCATTGTCTCCAGAGGACTAAGTCCTCTGGTTTTTTAGATGGAGTCACGCTTTGACGGTACTTATGACCAATATGAGCAAGTCTCCTATCTTTTTGTCTAGCAGTTTTTTCTGCAAGAACTTGTTGATATGTATCTGATTTTCGCTTGTTTCAGTACTCAACTTTTTGGAAAGATTTTACTGTTTTTGGTGTAACAGATTTTACCTTTGTCAAAAGCTAAATTCAATGCTTTTCTTGATTGAATGAGTTTCACTGATGGCGCGAAAAGCATTACTACGTAATTGTGCCCACGTGTAATTGAAAGTGATCAATACCTTGCGTAAATTTTCTGGCAAACTGGCTAGTCAAAGAGTTCTGTCTCAGTAACTCTGGGTAGACGGAGCATCTCAGGCATCTTGGGCAATGCATGGATTTCGACAATTGGTGCTCGACTCATGTGATCATGGTTATCCAGACTTTAAGTTGTAGGTGTAAGGATATTTGGCAAGATTGAGTGATTTTTCAGTCCGCCTAAATTATCTTTGTACTAGAAATGCAAGTGACAAGATTAGCTGCAACTGTCATTGAACATAAAATCCACTGGCAGACGTTGTTTGGACACAGAGTCTCTAGAGTTGCCAGACTCATCATATGGGTAACAAACGTTTGTCATTAGATACTCACCCACCGACAGTGACCGTGTACTATCAGTGGAATAGTTTCTTTAGTGCGCGGGGTATGCCTATCCAGGCCTACTCTGTTTTCCTGAAAAATGAAGTTAGATTGTGATAGTCTGACTGGCATCGAAGATCCCTGAGGGTAAGCCTGTGGCAAAGTTAAACGTTGGACTCTTGTTTGGGGGCTGTTCAAGAGAGCACGAGGTCTCAATTATCTCTGCACAGGCCATTTACCAGGCACTGCAGGCTCCATCAAATCTGGCTCAGTATAACATCAAGCCTTTCTACATTACTAAGGTTGGCTCTTGGCATTCTGGTGATGTGGCTGAGCAGGTATTGACAACCGCTAAAGCTGCCCAGCGAGAGGAAAAGCCCAATCTCTGGCAGTTCCCGAGCGATACATCTGAGGTAGACGTGTGGTTCCCAATTTTACACGGTCCTAATGGTGAAGATGGGACCATACAGGGACTGATGCAGCTGATGCAGGTTCCCTACGTTGGCTCTGGAGTCCTTTGCTCAGCCGCGTCGATGGATAAGATTGCTATGAAAACGGTGTTTGCAGCTGCGGGCTTGCCGCAGGTTAAGTACGAGGCTGTGACGCGTGCTCAAGTTTGGTCCGATCCCTGTGTGTATACTAAGCTTTGCGATCATTTAGAGGCAGAGTTTGAGTATCCCTGTTTTGTGAAGCCTGCCAATCTGGGATCATCGGTGGGGGTCTCAAAGGTCCGATCTCGCTCTGAGCTAGAAGCAGCCCTAGACAGTGCCGCAGCATACGATAGTCGTATTATTGTTGAAGCGGGTGTCGTTGCCCGTGAAGTCGAATGTGCGGTGCTGGGCAACGACAAGCCAAAAGCCTCAGTGATCGGTGAAATAACCTTTGATAGCGACTTCTATGATTACGAGACGAAATATACAGAGGGTAAAGCTGACCTATATATTCCTGCAAAGCTGCCAGATAAAATCTCTCAACTTATTCAAGAACGTGCTATTCAAGCATTTCAGGCTGTTGATGCCTCTGGTTTAGGTCGCATTGACTTCTTTTATATAGAATCGACGGGTGAAGTCCTCATTAATGAAATCAACACCCTGCCTGGCTTCACCACAACAAGCATGTATCCGCAACTCTGGCAAAAAACAGGTGTCGAATTTCCAGCTCTCGTGGAGAAGCTGATTACGCTGGCTTGTGAAAAGGCAAAGGCCTCAAAACTTTGAGGCCTTCAAGCATACATTCTTTTTTGTTAGCAGAGCGCTTTAATCTATCTTCGAGAGGTGCTTGTTTCAGCCCGTAACATAGTGAGCAGCTATGCAAGCTATCTCTGTCTTTATCAAACGTGCTGGCTGATTGCAATTATTGCTAACGAGTCCAAACGCGTTAGCGAGAAGCGATTGAGACTGTTATACCCCCCCTAGCTGAAATCTAGATTTTGATGCTGGCTAACAGACCAAAACCCTGATCCGGTGCAAGAAATTGACCGACTTTGACTGCATCTTCAAAGTTGACCTGAGTCAACTCTTCAATGGAGCCGTGAGTAATTAATTTGGGGGCTTCCCAAGACTTCTTAAGCATGCCTGTGCGCTCCGAAGAAAATAGGTTGTTCGACGATTATAAGCCATAAAGCAAAAATGTCACACAACTGCTAGCAAACGCAGTAGATTACAAAGCATCTTTTACTATGACAAGTTGATTCTAGGCTAAGGTGAGACAATCATTGCTTAAGTTATGTTTAATTTCTTGTCTGTTGCGATTCTTCTGGCCCAGATTGCTTTGGCAGAGCACTGATGATTCCCCTGCCTGACAGCAACCGTTCTGTACGGTTCACTATAATCGGGGAATATGGGAGCACAGTTCTTTGTTCAGTTGCAGGAAGACAGGATGTTAAGTCCTGGTTTGTCTTATGGTCTACTTACTTTCAACTTTAGTTTTTTGCTTCTGAACTAATTCAATCAGGTTCCTCTACATATTGCCTGCGCGTTTATGAAACCGTTTCGCTTCCAGAAGCTCGACTTTATCCACTGGTGGTCAGCAACCTCGAACTCAGCATCGAAGGAGTCGGCCTGCGTCCGTCAGTCCGCGAAGACGAGGTCGCCGATTCTGTTGATTACTATTTCAATTGCTGCATTGACGGGCACAATTGGGCATCGCTTTTATAATGAGCCAAAGCTGGCGATTGGAACTCCAGCGCCTCAGACCATTCGCGCTCCTGCTGATGCGACGGTTGAGGATCAGCTGGCAACAGAAGCTGCACGGAAGGAAGCTAGCCAAAGTTCCTTAAGTATTTTCATGGTCAATCAGGCACAGACTCGGCAGATTAAGGCTAATTTTAAGCGCACCTTGGCTGAGGTTCAGAAAACGCGACAGGCAGCAGGACCTTTGCCCTATGTGGATCCTGGTGTTCTATCGACTTCTGTGCAGGTTTATTTGCGACGCATGGATAGCACTGATTTTCAGGCTTTACGGAAAGAGCTTGATCGTCGCCCCCCTCAACGCCCTGAACAGCCTTCTTTAGAGGCTCAGAAGGCCTGGGAGCAGCTTTTAGATTACCGAGATCAGGATTCAGAGGATTTATCTTGGTCACAATTGATGCAACGCTTATCACAGGCGCAGCGGCGATATCAGACGGCAGTTCGAGAGAGTCGTTTGCCGGCTTCTGAGATTCATCTGATTCTGTCGCCCGTGGATCAAGTTTGGAAGGATGCTCCTCAGCAGCTCACGGCTGTGCAAGACCGCATGCTGGCTCAGGGCATTCCGCCGGGGTTGCCGCCGCAGGTATTGCGGCAGGCCATTCAGCTGAACTTAGCGGACTTGAATCCTGATATTCAGGCGGCTGGGATGCCTTTACTGCGGTCTCTGCTTATGCCCAACCTAAGTATTGATCCAGCCGGGACACTGCGACAGCGCGAGCAGGCTGCTCAGACGGTTCAGCCTGTGACGGTTAGCGTCACCGAGGGAGAAACGATTGTCACCGCAGGTGCCCCCATTACCCAGGCGAACTTTGTGCTGTTGGACCACTTTGGCCTCAGCAAACGCGGAATCAACGGAGGGGGGTTGGCTCTCATGGTGACGCTGGTGAGCGGTGCGATCGCAATTTTCTGGCTTATTCAAACTCGAGTGCGTCCTTCCCTGTCACGGCGCGATTACATCTTGATTTTGCTACTGTCTTTGACAGTACCCCTGATTCCCTGGGCCTTTGAGCTGAGCTATGCGAGTTTGCCTGCTGTGGGACTGCTGGTGGGTAGCTTCTACGGGTCGATTCTGGGGGCGACGGTCATTATTCTGCTGACGGCCCTTATGCCCTTGGGGCTAGGCGGTGGATTATCGACTCTACTTGCGATCGCAGCCGGTAGCTTAGTGGGCAGCATTTTTGCTTCTCGACCCCGTGCCCGCGAGGAGTTAGCGCTTTTAGGCCTTGTCGTTGCCGTTACCCAGGGTCTGACAGCCTTTGTTTTATTGACGGCTACAGGTGTGGCTCTTGCTAGCGCCCTCGGAACCGCTGCTCTTCAAGGTCTGATTGGTATGGGTTGGAGTGTGATCGCCCTAGGCGTCAGCCCCTATCTAGAGAACCTCTTTGATTTGGTGACGCCCATTCGGCTAGCAGAACTAGCCAATCCCAACCGTCCTCTGCTCAAGCGTCTCGCTCAAGAAGCGCCAGGGACTTTTCAGCACACCTTATTCGTTGCGACGTTAGCTGAAGCAGGAGCCCGCGCCCTAGGCGGGAATGTGGAGCTGGTGCGAACAGGGACTTTGTACCATGACATTGGCAAAATGCATGATGCTCAGGCCTTTATTGAAAACCAGATGCAGGGCAAGAATCTCCATGAGCAGCTTAATGATCCCTGGCAAAGTGCTGACATTATCATTAAGCATGTGACTGAAGGGCTGGTGATGGCCCGCAGATGCCGCTTGCCGAAAGCCGTTCGGGCCTTTATCCCTGAGCATCAGGGCACGATGGCAGTGGCTTACTTTCATCATCAAGCCCAAGAGATCGTTGCCAACGATCCGGAGCGGGAAGCCGTCAATGAAGCAGACTTTCGCTATGCCGGTCCTATTCCTCAATCTCGGGAAACAGGGATTGTAATGCTGGCGGACTCCTGTGAAGCAGCGCTGCGGTCTCTCAAGGACGCCACGCCTGATACAGCAAAACAGACCGTCAACAAGATTTTCAAGGCACGCTGGCAGGATGAGCAGCTTGTGGACTCGCAGTTGACGCGTGAAAATTTGAACACTTTACTGGATGTTTTTATTGATGTCTGGATGCAGTTTCATCACAAGCGGATTCCCTACCCGATGAGTAATCTACCCACCATCGGACGACAAAATATGTAACACTACCCTCTGGGTCGTTTGGGTTCATCCCATCGAGGGCCAGTTCGCAATCATAGGAAAGATTGATTATGACTTTAGCCGTCGGCGCAACTGCTCCAGCATTTAGCGCCCAAGATACGCAGGGTAATTCGATTTCACTCTCAGATTTAGCTGGTCAAACGGTGATTCTATACTTCTACCCCAAGGATGATACGTCCGGCTGTACAAAGGAAGCATGCAGCTTCCGTGATAGCTATGCAGCCTATCAGGGTAAAGATATTGTCGTGCTGGGCGTGAGTGCTGATGATCAAGCATCACATCAGCAGTTTACGCAAAAGTTCAACCTTCCGTTTCCGCTACTGGTGGATACTGACTTCTCGATTATCAAAGCCTATGACGTTGATGCCGGTGGGCGGGCTAAGCGCGTAACCTATGTCATTAATCCTCAAGGTCAAATTCATCGTGTCTATGAAAGCGTGAAGACCGAGACCCATGCGACCGATATTTTGAGTGATCTTGGTCTAGGTCTGTAGCCTGAAGCAGGGCCGAAAGCTCAGAGCAGCCTTAGTGGTTTTTTAGGCGATTCGTCGCCGGGTCAAAGATATAGCGTCGCTTGAGGTCAGCCTTGCCGTATACGTTGAACGTATAGGTCGGTTTCTGACTGTGCGGAGCGCTGAGTTGCTCGACGCTGTGAATAGCATCGGGCATCAACCCTAATATATTTCCAGGTTTGAGAGTGTGCTGCTCTGCCGGCTGAAGCTGAGCATAATCTGGCTGACGACCATCATCTTGGCGGTGCCAGAACTGATTTCTTTCGTGTCCGCAGGTGGCATCTCCGATGATGGCGACGATGCTCCAGGCGGCATGGTTATGAACAGGGGATTTGATTCCCGGTAGCCAAGAGACAAGCTTGATTGTAAAAGGATAGCCCGGTTCTCGATAGAGGCGCTGAATGGCTAAACCTTTGTTGGGTTCGGGTTCGGGACAAGAGGGCATAATCCAGTGGGCTTGGGCCAGGAGCCGTTGGACTAGAAGGGCGGCAATACGGATGCGATCGCAATCGTCT includes these proteins:
- a CDS encoding cysteine dioxygenase family protein, with product MDHSHMPSSALLEVGKSGICRPMQPPSQNIEHFPQRDPYRFCRFLCDLEDLVETVSDDCDRIRIAALLVQRLLAQAHWIMPSCPEPEPNKGLAIQRLYREPGYPFTIKLVSWLPGIKSPVHNHAAWSIVAIIGDATCGHERNQFWHRQDDGRQPDYAQLQPAEQHTLKPGNILGLMPDAIHSVEQLSAPHSQKPTYTFNVYGKADLKRRYIFDPATNRLKNH
- a CDS encoding HD family phosphohydrolase encodes the protein MKPFRFQKLDFIHWWSATSNSASKESACVRQSAKTRSPILLITISIAALTGTIGHRFYNEPKLAIGTPAPQTIRAPADATVEDQLATEAARKEASQSSLSIFMVNQAQTRQIKANFKRTLAEVQKTRQAAGPLPYVDPGVLSTSVQVYLRRMDSTDFQALRKELDRRPPQRPEQPSLEAQKAWEQLLDYRDQDSEDLSWSQLMQRLSQAQRRYQTAVRESRLPASEIHLILSPVDQVWKDAPQQLTAVQDRMLAQGIPPGLPPQVLRQAIQLNLADLNPDIQAAGMPLLRSLLMPNLSIDPAGTLRQREQAAQTVQPVTVSVTEGETIVTAGAPITQANFVLLDHFGLSKRGINGGGLALMVTLVSGAIAIFWLIQTRVRPSLSRRDYILILLLSLTVPLIPWAFELSYASLPAVGLLVGSFYGSILGATVIILLTALMPLGLGGGLSTLLAIAAGSLVGSIFASRPRAREELALLGLVVAVTQGLTAFVLLTATGVALASALGTAALQGLIGMGWSVIALGVSPYLENLFDLVTPIRLAELANPNRPLLKRLAQEAPGTFQHTLFVATLAEAGARALGGNVELVRTGTLYHDIGKMHDAQAFIENQMQGKNLHEQLNDPWQSADIIIKHVTEGLVMARRCRLPKAVRAFIPEHQGTMAVAYFHHQAQEIVANDPEREAVNEADFRYAGPIPQSRETGIVMLADSCEAALRSLKDATPDTAKQTVNKIFKARWQDEQLVDSQLTRENLNTLLDVFIDVWMQFHHKRIPYPMSNLPTIGRQNM
- a CDS encoding peroxiredoxin — encoded protein: MTLAVGATAPAFSAQDTQGNSISLSDLAGQTVILYFYPKDDTSGCTKEACSFRDSYAAYQGKDIVVLGVSADDQASHQQFTQKFNLPFPLLVDTDFSIIKAYDVDAGGRAKRVTYVINPQGQIHRVYESVKTETHATDILSDLGLGL
- a CDS encoding alkaline phosphatase family protein; translated protein: MNKKVVAIGLDAAPPKLLNEWMMQGLLPNLQSLRMGGAYAPLTNLDYFKAETPWTTFLTGCMPQKTGYWGPVKLQSGTYEIEEIGAYDFQPYAPFYALGDRYRVAAFDVPQSTLSDRVNGIQVLGWGAHSPQTPSYSKPEHLFAQIQNQHGEHPALHKDHGSWWDCAYINRLHQSLLEGLKRRVDICRSLLRQEEWDLFLTIFGETHSAGHDLWHLSQPQHPVYPYRAEGMPQGDPMLDVFQAADDALGKILAETTDDTSIVVFSGHGSGDNSTDVMSMLFLPEFLYRFNFAGAMMFVPDELSVDAPPLVASARDQGWSEDIWERRYVRNPVERLLRSHLPKKFHRYINRLFAGDGRLATSQQLKRQGQAYYWQPAMWFKPFWPQMRAFALPSFSEGYIRINLAGREPNGLVNPESYDQLCAELTEQLYLLVNPRTGKPVVDKVILTRAAADDRDDRLPDADLVVKWNDVAVDVVEHPQLGRIGPVPYRRTGSHRAQGFMIAKGPGIEPGSTLSAGHCVDLAPTILDLMGAPIPDHLDGKSLVKASRHAHAANAV
- a CDS encoding D-alanine--D-alanine ligase family protein, whose amino-acid sequence is MAKLNVGLLFGGCSREHEVSIISAQAIYQALQAPSNLAQYNIKPFYITKVGSWHSGDVAEQVLTTAKAAQREEKPNLWQFPSDTSEVDVWFPILHGPNGEDGTIQGLMQLMQVPYVGSGVLCSAASMDKIAMKTVFAAAGLPQVKYEAVTRAQVWSDPCVYTKLCDHLEAEFEYPCFVKPANLGSSVGVSKVRSRSELEAALDSAAAYDSRIIVEAGVVAREVECAVLGNDKPKASVIGEITFDSDFYDYETKYTEGKADLYIPAKLPDKISQLIQERAIQAFQAVDASGLGRIDFFYIESTGEVLINEINTLPGFTTTSMYPQLWQKTGVEFPALVEKLITLACEKAKASKL
- a CDS encoding glycosyltransferase — translated: MAVCISAVICTFNRSSYLQKAIQSLVDQTLAAREYEIVVVDNGSTDNTRQTVDEIFSTIENLRYIYEPKIGLSQARNTGWKAAKGKYIAYLDDDAIATPHWLATLVHDFEKVIPQPACIGGKIDPIWEADRPQWLPDSLLPYLTILDWSSEPSVIDESQYIAGANMAFTHKALSLAHGFQTKFGRQGKKLLSNEELALQNQLRKQGFDIYYNPKVLVRHHIVVDRLRQKWFIQRTYWQGVSRAFLKASEQSPSRLKRWRMSLSSLLNLLRSPQPIILSLLPNKNSRCLEARCRIANITGYIIGILAAKD